Genomic window (Rosa chinensis cultivar Old Blush chromosome 6, RchiOBHm-V2, whole genome shotgun sequence):
GTGTCTCGGCAGCAGCGAGCAGGCGAATGCATTCCTCGACCGAGCCTGGTGCTCAGCTAACTCCTTCCTGAGCCGCTCCAACTCTATTTGCCTCCCTCTCGCCTGCTTCCAGCTCAACATCCCGTAAACGGCCAACCTCCCTTTGTAGATTACCAACCTGCCCCTCCAAATCCACCACACGATTGGGATAAGGAGCCAAACTCTCCAAGGCAGCCGCCCGAAGCTCCAACTCGACATCGCGTTCTCGGACCTGCCTTCCCAAGTCATGTAGACGCTCTTCAGCCTCACTCACCCAGGCCCTGACTTGATCTACtaatgtaacgtcccgtatcttaatttacccgtttactagtcatttggacgggaaacgacaactattttcactttttactttgtttcgatacttttagtgaccctaaaagttgactttttgtttgggtcaaaatttgagaaaatttctttcatgaaagttgtagaggacgttaaaccgagcgcgtgcatatgtggtacgtaaaaattggagttagtatgcgaaagttatagcctaaatactaaagttactgttcacggtaactttatatatatagaaagttaccagggtaagtttccatttcgggaaaccTACCCCTACCCcgagattttctctctctctctctctctctctctcctctcctctctcccccgCGTCGGCCCTCCCTTCTTCCCGTCTTCCCACCGGTGGCTGCCGactcgcctcctcctcctctacatGCTGGTGGTCGTGGGTTGTCACGATTTGGCCGAAGAAGCATGATTTGAAGCttggaagtttactgtagcGGTTGACGTTTTCCTGCAATTTCTcccgattccggccgtctccggccaccaaatcggcgtcgaaggtgcggttttcgccaaggatcattttccccctatctttgagccacgatttgcagtgtagtgggagaatcaaggagaaacCCGATtcaaatttctggaaatttttcaccggccgaATTAGAgctcttcaaggtaaaattgaaacttgttgtagttgagaaaagtaTTAGGTTTGATGAGTAGgtgttgctgccaaaatttggcgGCCATGGGAGCTGGTGGATGCGGCACGTGaatcccacgcgccgccactatAGCAGGTGCGTGGCGGCGCCTCCGGCTGCCATTTGACTTCAGTTTTTAgtccattaaatcctataattgttttagagcttgtatatgaaatttggtcaattttggagaagcttggaattaattatgaatttttgaagtttagggtttcgattatcggaTTACGGGAATCCGACCGTCGAATATCTCTCGGTTCttccttggaacctttaaattaatgaattggtattagtggtataatttgggttgaatccgagaagaagtggagatgtaattataaggaattgattttaggaatcgtattaatttgttgaataactattcatgaaatataattgtgtacagggtgaCATACCGAGcgattgctcgacgaaggaactcataTGTGTGATCAcctgaatagtactgtgagtggacctttgcttttaaataaggatgcatgcaattgtttttcccgtattaattatttagttatttaattCCATgtgattatattttgttttcagaaaattattattaatttgtCTTGTTTTGATTTGGGAACTGAAGTAGTgacttaaattattgttttaatttatcgagcatattaaacggatttaaatattttattactatgtcaatgggatttttgaatcaaagtttATTATGCTCGATTTGGAGAATATGATTATTATATGGTTTCCAGTGATTCGttttccgaggaattttcgggattaaatatattttttaatcaCCGACTTTGGATTTCTGGAAGATTTTCGAGATGAgttttcgatggagttggatttctcatttatttattgacttctaattaatgatttttggatttcgtttgtttcttggagtttttgagagatttttggaattgggatttgcttatactaatttccggttttggttacggatttgagaatattttagcgtgcggggtcacgtcattggaatatatatattttctcgtgagagattggggaagcctttcggattttatggattttgaatgttttccttCACCATACCGGGGTCCAATTactaggtctcctcctcacttactttgtgtttgtgagtggcagtcgaggtttctcctcctcacgtgagtggtagtcgaggttattagtctcctcctcacacaatctatgtgtgggtggcagtcgagctTAGGGGTTCCTTTACCCGGATGGTGACATtccttccccatatccttttatttgttacttgactagcggggctagtccgattcttttagccagcggggactggtatgttttcacgagactccgagttttaaagatatacgttttataaacgttgcatgcatcgaagttttacgaatttaaattcgtggGGAAGTAAtacaattccttttcttttaatttatttatttagtcgtttatttttgtccactcactctaacatgtttttcaattactttcccctgggcccttcggtttcaaatgcccagtttgcaggctaaattagttgaggtcgggcgtacattggagttgaggcataatcaacaacatggcttccgcatttttatttgatttaggttttccttgattaCCCttgctgttagaattgctctgattacctgaggaaattaatgttatttaagttgtgatttgtgttatgtgatttttggttgatgttgttttggggagcagggtggctccaggagaataaggatgggtgatttagaagtgtaaatatgCTTTcgacaggttttgggtagtccatttttaggggaagttccgccaaagttttggtagaatttcttctaaggtgggtcccgcagggccacttcggattttggggtgaaatccggggcgggtcctgtcaactaATCTCAGACCATCCACCGCCCGTTGCAACTTCCCAGTAAGATCCAGGTTTGCCTCCCTCAATGGAGCGATAGCATCCTCGGCCTCTTAGCGGCGAGCCTCCTCCACCGCGAGCGCTCGCTCCAACTCCATTCTTCTCACTATCCCATCTTTGATTGCTAGCCTCATATCCTTGCGTTCCACCTGACCTTGGTCTAAAGCACTTTGTAGCCCATGGGCCCGATCCCTCTCGGCATTCAGCTCCCCCTGCAGCTGGGCTATCTCCcgatcaaaatgagccaccaacTCGCCCGAGGCATGGTAATTCATGTTCACAGCCTACATCACACACCAATGTCAATATACTTAGTGACAGCAATGAGGAATAAAGGCAAACCAACAATGATACATACCCTCATCAGCCTCTCCTGAGCCTCCCGATACCCTAGGCGTGGATCTTCCGCACTTACGCGGCTGCGGTAGTGGTGACAGTTAAGCAAGTCAGCAACCATATGAAGGATGGCGCCATCAGTAATTCCGATCTCGCCCAGGGTGCGCGCGAGACTCCCAGCTACCTCATCGCGAGAACCTCGGGAACCCCCACTCGTGGACCTTGAGCGAGAGGCGTTATCCACCCGAGATCTCTTGCTACCATGAGTATCGACACCAACCCCAACTGGGGGAGTCCCGAGGCGTAGCTGTGAGGCGGTCCTTTTCGTCGCCCCAACCCCATCTGTACGAGTGCAAGTATCCCATCCCCCTCGCCATCTTGGCCATGGGTCCCCACCTCGGTAGCTTGGGCGACCCCGACCACGCCATCCATGGACCCAGGTTGCACCTCAAGGGCCTTAGCCGTCGGACCTGTCTCACCAACAGCTTGGCTGGTCACCTCCGCCTCTCCACTGTCCACTGTAATCACCTCCCGTGAGACGGGATTGCCAATCTCATCCCCGAAAACGGTTTCCAGCTGTTCCAGAACCGCATCTTGCACCAGGCGAGCACGAGCACTAAAATCGCTCTGACGCCGCTCCACCTCCTCCAGTAGATCCTCAACGGAGATCTCCACCTCCACTGGGGGCTCCGAGCCCCAAGCCATATGACCAAGCTCCTCCCCTCCTGCCGAGACTAGGGGGAACTGCCTCGTCACTTCCTGAGTCTCGAGGGACTGATGCTCGCCACCACGCACTTGTGGACACTCACTCACCTCACCAGCCTGCACGGGCGACTCCTGGGGATCTTGAGTCGGCTTCCGAGCACCCCGAACCTCACCCCCCTCAGCACCAGTTTCTTCCTCAGCCTGCTGATAGTGCATTGAacgagtcgatggaccctggcggacactcaaaaaaccaactcattgcctcagtatccagcgtttcgctgaacaaatggCAGAGGGTAGCGTCATCGAAGCCCTTGTTATTGGTGaattttttgaaggtgtccatatggacaaaggggtcagtcatgccgctctaatgtgacatctttggtgtctttgcgtgTGCCAAGCGGATGGCATGCAGGATCCTAGCCGTGAGTGGTCCTGGTCTGGAAacaaagagtggatttggtattggagctggggcgcctgcctcaGCCAGGATTAGCCGttgctctaattgttgcatccgCTCTAGTATTAGGGCGGTTGTGTTTCCATCGGGTCCTACCTGGATGTTCCGCTGAACCAGCTCTCGCTTGGGGACAGGTATATTACCCTCGGTTCTGGCCCCAATTATTGAGCGGCTAGTGTGTGGCTGTGACttcgcctcctgctccaacattagtcggGGTTCCAGAGGTGATCCCATTCCTcgtagctctggtgggttcaaCAGTActtgcatctgtatgattggtcgAGGTACCAATCCGCCTGTGTTGGGCTGACTGAGCTGGGTGCACCGCGATTGCTCGCTTTgcgctgggttggcgtttgcttcCAGCACCCTCTTCAGCTCAtcaaatcttgacatcagcgtggccacctgcttttgtgcctcggccttttctctgcgcTCCTACTCGTGCTCTCGATTTGTCTTATGAAGGTCcgctagtgccagctcatacatagcggtgAGGTCCTGCACCGGGGGGCAGTTGAGCCTCCGCTGTGGTTTGGGTTGGTGGGATCTAGCAACTGGCCTAGGGTTCCCCATTAAGGTTGACCGGtgtgttgaatagtgcacggttaacaTTAATCGCTGGATTAACATTGATCGTGGGGTTGGTGGGGTAGGGATTGGTGAACTGATCCgcttgctcctcagcgtttcccccgctaccgttagtcatagTGGGTGTtatggtgggatggccttttgttcaaggattcccacagacggcgccaatgttaatgcttaaaGTTCAgtggtagctaaacctttgttaACATCCGATGGGTGGACCACTACCTATGCTACTCTCAAAGTTTccactacctgtcaagtgaaatacagagggcgttagagggagaccgcgctgagcagtcttctcttctctaatgcctaagttagtcaatgtatttatgttgacaaagtaactgtaggtaagtattaaatgcgtaatcaatgaggagagaagagagaatgttttataggtgaagaaggagctgatcttcttcatgttttcgatgtgggactgacatgctttagtccccagcttctgatgctatcttggcgcggcgcgtggctgctcgtcagcggtgatctgggggcaagccggggctcaggtgggagcctgtttggctgtgttcccgtaggtcactcctttggcagGGGTTGGTATCGCTAGCGGTAgcatgagcatggctcattatagctaattatgcttgtaaaTGCCTATATAAGTACAGGGGGTAATGGTTGTACGGAAGCCACGTGGCATAAACTCACCTTGTACTTTCGATACTTCACCAAtgacaaactccccacccaagagaactcttgactggggacttaggGGACTTATTGTTATACACATACTTCCTAGGCACAATTATCTGAAGCGCAAGACTCGTATCGCCAATATACCAGTGAGATAAGCTCCTAGCCGAAGGTTCTGATACCCATCGGGCGATATCGGGATCCCGAGTgtcccacaccgaaagaaacggaaccaagctcccacaaacctcctacattaaggtcatctctAACAACCTAAAGAGGTAATTGTTTACTACCTCttttcattatcattatcttattcgatactgacttaggcatcggagcgttgaaggctggcacacccggtcttccctctgaccttcgtTTGTTTTGCAGATAAGCGAGACCGATAGCGATAGTAATGGACCTTCTCAACCCGTGTTCAGCTGGATCAGACTCCTCTCGAGACAACTGAAACATAAAGttatagtaaacagttacctttTCAGGGTGTTGGAGATGATCCATTTGTAGAGGAATTGGGGAGATACGGTTTCTTTGCGCCCAATGTGGGATGATTGAGTTCCCAATACCGATTAGAGGTGTATCAGGAACTCTGCTCGAAGGTGCTTTGCTGTTCTTTTGTGGCTAGACGAGCTTTGTTCTTTCGATACTTGTGCCCGGGAGGTACATATACCAATACTACTAACTATTTTCTTCACTCTACAAGTTTTTAATTTATTGAAAGACTAAAATACActaatataaaattacaataaaggACAATATCTTATTAGAAATTACGTTTGTTTATCTTAATTGCACTCTATAGAACACATATATAAACTTCGTTTTTATTGTCTTCATTCATCATAGGGGATACAGCGAAACCCTACGAAACTTTTAATTAATAACTTTTCCGTCAAAAGTGTAAGCCCTGTTCGATAACACGCCCTTGCGGTGGCATCATCGGACGGGCCAGAGTGGACCTAGTGTCTGGAGGATGTTGGTTTGGTAGCCAGCCTAGGCGGAGTGAGGCGGCTTGGTGTTCGAGGCCGAGGTTGTGTGGAAAACCTTGTAGGGGACGGGAATCAGTGGTTCGGTGGATTTTTGATAGCGTTGGTGTCGATCCATCTAAGATCCGAGTGCGGTCGGTGGGAGACTTAGCCATTTAGTGGGAACGAAAGGTTTGAGGTGAGATCAGGTCTAGAGATTCGAAGATCGGGTTGGAGTTTTCCGACCTGGTTGGGATTTTTTAGAGCTGATATGTGGAAGAGGGTGGATGGGAGAGACGGCACTCCTCGCCGGtggtttggggatggtggtgaaAGAAAGAGATTTCCAGCGATTCTCACAGACTGTGGCGGCGGTGTTGCGGCTGGTGGGGGAGGACAAGAACGCAGTATAGCTGGTCGTCGTGTTGCACCAACAAAATTTATTACTGGATTGGCTTGGTGAAGGTTGGGCTTGACCGTTGacccattttacttttattagttttatgtttatttaattttagtaaGACATGGCTCTATGCCGGCAATAAGTTCCTACCACTTTTGGTTAGGGCGACATGGGTTTTGTctcagtgtgccttgtctggcctagcgaggTGACGAgctatttgcttgatcaaatggTCACAACCTcttagtggcaggatgaaatgaAGTGTTGTGGATTTGTTtccgtgcggcaacatagtgggaaagctataatatttgtaatgatgcttcttcgagATAGAGTTAtatttccggtatgtcactgtTTTATCAaaacaaatggagtagccaatcGTGCACTCTTTGCCAATTGGTGCTTGCTAGAATGCATAGTTTTTGTGGAGACTTCTGGTATTATTTCAAGATGTTATCTCGATActaattgtaatttggggttcaggctctatgtcccccccccccctcccttgTATTCTGTAGTTTTATTAATCAATGCTTGAAGGCAGCTGCATTAGCCCCCTTTCAGTAAAAAAACGAATTCGTGAAGCAGAGAAAGCCAAACAGAAAAATAATTCGAGTTAAACTGTACTTTGGAAAATAGTATTTTGGGTATTGTAATGGGTGAACTAAGTAAACTTGATATTAAAAACATGTATGCAAAGTGAGAAGAGAATGTAGGATGAACAAAGTAATCGGTAGGCAGCAATAACCGCACCCATTAAGTTTTTCTTTATAAGAAATAGAAGTGCACTTTTTTTCAGATtaatttgagaataaattataAAAAACTATTACACGTACGTTAGCAATCATTGATTGGAGTTATTGCACTTGGCAAATAACAATAGTAACAGACAAACACGTTAgcaatcctcactttcaattacattccatcatttttttatCTGACCCAAACACACTTTAAAATTATTGCACTACAAACACACTTTAAAGTTATTGCACTTGGCTAATGGCAACTGGTAATAGACTTAATAGCCGACTGCAACTAGTAATAGACACTCGAGGTCGAAGTGTATATATGCCAAGTTAAAAGGAGACCGTTGCAATTCACCCTCGAGATGTTTAACCATggtaaaaaaaacatgaaagtaTGTTAGGcacctgatttttttttttttttcccggacCTGAAACGAGAATAGATTAGATTCAAATATTAACGACAAAACAAGGACGATTTGAAACTAGTTTCGCATACGATCACATACTCTCAGCGGTACTGCTAGGCTGACTCAGATACGACAGTGGAGGAATCCCTTGTTGATTACTAAAAATGTTACTTGGATCAACAATTGTTTTCGCTCTCACCAATCTATCATAGTTGTTCAAGAAGTACTTCTCACCCCAAACCCTGGCAATCTCCACAGCACCCTTATCCTTCGTTGGAACTCTAGTGTTAACCAAACGCATCACTCCGAGGTCAAGGTCAATGTAGTTAATATAAGCAGTCCTTGGACAGCATGACACATATTGTGTCATTGAATTATATAATCTTCTTATCCAACCTATGTACTCATttcttttgtaattttcttcttccttccacTCCACCAGGTACTGAATTGTAAAGAGATTACCCTTTCTGTGGGGAAAAGCAATGGATTCACTGCTTATACGATGCATAATACCACCGTAAGGGTCTAAGATGACGTACCCTTTTGGCTCCTCCTCAAGTATTTCCACTGCAGCCATTATGGCCGTGTAAGAAATTGCGGTCCGGACATAGTCTGATTTCGCTTTGAAAAAACCTTTCTCTTTTAAGTACCGATTTCTCAAGTCGGAGATGGCACTTCCATTACCTAGGCCGGAGAAGAATACGATCGACTCGATCCAACTCATTTCCTTGCAATCTTCTTTTACAATACCCAAGTCAGGGAAAACCTCATCTAGGGTGGACATAGCACTGCTTCTTGGACCCAGATAAAACCCTTTAAATGTCGCTGACATCCCAGTAGTACCACTGGTCTTGGCTTCTGGCAACCCAGCACCAACAAAACAGGAAATATAGAAGTCATCTTCTAAGAAAGGTGCAACATGTTGCCACTTATCTACTAGATTTGCTATATGGCTTTTGTTTCCTGCTCTAGACGCCAGAAAAACTGTTACTTTTTGTGGCACTTTGGACAGTTGGATTTTCCATGCATAGACAATCCCCCAAACACCCCCACCACCTCCTCTAATAGCCCAAAACACATCCTCTCCCATGCCTTGTCGGTCTAACAACCGTCCGTCAGCATCAACAAGAAGTGCATCCGCCACATTATCAGCTGCAAGTCCATATTTCCTTGAAAGTAGTCCAAATCCACCGCCAGCAATATGGCCACTGGCACCTACAGTTGGGCATGACCCAGCTGAGAAACCGTGAACACTGCTTGCTTTGGCAATTGCATGGTACGTCTCACCTAGTGTTGCACCTCCTTCCACCCATGCCATTTCGGTTTCCAAATCCACAGAAACCCTGTTCAAATTCATCATGTCAATGATCACAAATGGAGCTCCATCAGCAGCAACAGATGATGTCCCTTCATAGCTGTGTCCACCACACCTCACTCTGATTGCCAAGAACACTTCTCTAGAGCAGAATACAGAGTTTATTATCTGCTCAACACTCTCAGGGAGTATAATGGCTATTGGCTTAGGAACTGTGGGCTCAGCAAAACGTAGATTCTGAATAGAAAAGTTGAGCAACTTGAAGTAAGAAGCAGAGTCATTTTCTGTGTTGGGGAATGTAGTAAAGTTGTTGATGTTGTGGAGAGTCAAACAAGAAGTGATTTCGTCTGTAGGTTCAGCTAAAGAAGGCAAAAGGATGCACATAAAGGTAAAGAACTGAGTCAATTGGTTTCTCGGGGATATTGCCATTAGCTTGGCTTCTTGGTTTTGAAAGCTGCTATGGAGCTAATTAAAGAAACAATAGTAGTGGATTTTAATGGAGCAAATTAAGTTGAGAATAATGTGGTACAATGAGGACAAACAGATGAAGAGATCAATGTAAGGGTGATATATTGTGGCCGGCAATTGATTAGAAAATTGGAAGTTGAGCAAAGTTAAACTCCCCCACATATTTAATCGTTCAAAATGCAAAGGCGACAAAATTAGTTTGCATGAGATTAAATACTAAAGAGGTTAGGTTGGACAGAGCGAAGAAGACGCAGAAAGATACATATATTGCACAAAAGCATGAATAATTGAAAAGTTAAAAAATGTGAATATATGCATGCCGGCCAACCAAAGGGTCCAAATCAAGCCTGCCCACGTTGGCTCATGTGTTTTTATCTGAAAAACGAAATTCTATTGCATGGAAGGATTGGAAGCTCATTATGGGCATTGGCTTTTCAAAACTCTTAATCGATTAGGCGTTGCCTTGTCCATTAAAGCTTGTAGCTAGGGTGCTACTAGCATCCAATCATGCAGGACAAAACTAATATTAATCCAATCTCATACTACGTCCAAGAACGTAAGTCATGACCAATTAATAGCCTGCCTGTGTTGTGAAACTCGATCAGTTTCTGACCCAACTCTAGCACACTACAACAAAGTAAGTGCAGCGATGGTTAAGATGCGGGTAGCAAGAAACATCAAGGGAATTAATATCATGCTTAGATGTTCTTGTGGCGGATTAGAttctgttaatgctcaagtccggcggtagccgactcTTCACCTAACGCGGGttcggtgggcggaccgctactccgaggattagatgacttccgcttgctgcaacacgagagacagggcgtcagagggagaccgcgttgggcggtcttcacttctccgatgcctaagtcagtcactgtatacgaGCAGCAtagcaataaatgagtagtaaatgcgtaattaatgaggagagaggagagaaccttttataggtgaggaaaaggttgatcttcttcttgtttccgatgtgggactgatgtgcttccaTTCCCagtgtctggagcttctgatgctatcttgacgcggcgcgtggcggcgcgtcagcggtgatctgggggcgatccaaggctcgagcggtagcccgcctggc
Coding sequences:
- the LOC112173415 gene encoding reticuline oxidase, with protein sequence MAISPRNQLTQFFTFMCILLPSLAEPTDEITSCLTLHNINNFTTFPNTENDSASYFKLLNFSIQNLRFAEPTVPKPIAIILPESVEQIINSVFCSREVFLAIRVRCGGHSYEGTSSVAADGAPFVIIDMMNLNRVSVDLETEMAWVEGGATLGETYHAIAKASSVHGFSAGSCPTVGASGHIAGGGFGLLSRKYGLAADNVADALLVDADGRLLDRQGMGEDVFWAIRGGGGGVWGIVYAWKIQLSKVPQKVTVFLASRAGNKSHIANLVDKWQHVAPFLEDDFYISCFVGAGLPEAKTSGTTGMSATFKGFYLGPRSSAMSTLDEVFPDLGIVKEDCKEMSWIESIVFFSGLGNGSAISDLRNRYLKEKGFFKAKSDYVRTAISYTAIMAAVEILEEEPKGYVILDPYGGIMHRISSESIAFPHRKGNLFTIQYLVEWKEEENYKRNEYIGWIRRLYNSMTQYVSCCPRTAYINYIDLDLGVMRLVNTRVPTKDKGAVEIARVWGEKYFLNNYDRLVRAKTIVDPSNIFSNQQGIPPLSYLSQPSSTAESM